Within Thermococcus indicus, the genomic segment CTGCGATAGGACTTGCCCTCGCCCTTAACAAGCGCACCCGCATCGTTGTAACCGCCCCCGAGCCGGAGAACGTCCAGGCCCTCTTCCGCTTCGCAAAGCGCGCCCTCGAGAGACTGGGCTTTAAGCCTCACGTCGTGGAGGAGAAGGGCCTAATAAAGGAGCTCTACGCGAGGAAGATTGGACTGCGCTATTACCCGCCGGCCGAGGGATACCGCAAGAGCGCCGACCTCTACATCCTGGACGAGGCCGCTGGAATCCACGTTCCCATACTCCGCAGGTACCTCGACAAGCCCCGCGTCGTTTACTCCTCCACGATTCACGGCTACGAGGGAGCCGGAAGGGGATTCTCGGTCAAGTTCCTGAAGAAGGCCCGTGAGAAGCGCAGGTTCAGTGAGCTTCACATGGACGAGCCGATACGCTATGCGGAAGGTGACCCCATCGAGAAGTGGCTCTTCGACGTCCTCCTGCTCGATGCGGAGCCGGTTGAGCTCACGGAGGAAGATTACAGGCTGATAAAGAACGGCGAGGTGTACTTTGAGGAGCCCGACCTCGATGACTGGTTTGAAAAGGACCGGGAAGACCTCAGGAACTTCGTCGGTATCTACATCCTCGCCCACTACCGCAACAGGCCGAGCGATGTGGCCCTGCTCGCCGATGCGCCGCACCATGAAGCGAGGGTTCTCCGCCTCAAGAACGGCAAGATAGTGACGGCGATTCAGATAGCCAGGGAAGGTAACATCCCCAAAAAGGTCGTCGAGAAGATGGTCAAGGGCTACAAGCCGCGCGGCAACATAATCCCCGACATGATGGTCAAGCACCACATGCTCAAGGAGTTCGCCAAGCTGAAGGGCTACCGCATCGTCCGCATAGCCACGCATCCAGACGCGATGGACATGGGGCTGGGCAGCAAAGCCCTTGAGCTCCTTGAAAAGGAAGCGCGTGAGAAGGGCCTCGACTGGATTGGCTCCGGATTCGGTGCAAGTGAAGAGCTTGCCCGCTTCTGGGTCAGGAACGGCTTCGCGGTGGTGCACCTCAGCCCGGCGAGGAACCCTGTCAGCGGTGAGTTCACCGCGATAGTCCTCAAGCCGATAAGCGAAAGGGCGAAGAGGCTCATTCGCCAGGCCAGCGATGAGTTTAGAATCAGGCTCACGGAGTGGCTGGGCGACACCCACAGGGAGCTTGAGCCCGAGATAGCGCGCTGGCTTTTCGAAACCCCCTTCGGTGAGGCCGTGGATTATCAGATACACCTCACTGACGTCCAGAAGAAGAGACTGGACGCCTTCACGGGCAAGGTTCTCACCTACGACACCGTGCTCGACGCGGTCAAGCCGATAGTGAAGCTCTACTTCCTGGACGGCTGGATGAAGCCCTACCTAGACGAGAGGCAGATAAAGCTCCTGATCTACCGCGTGCTCCAGGCCCACAGCTGGGAGGAGACCGCGAAGCTCATAGACAGAACCGAAACCTTCACCATGATAGAGGTGCGCGACATCATCAGGGGCCTCTGGTACTACTACAAGCGGCTCCTTTAAGTCCCTCTTTTTTGTGCGGCTTGTATCCCCGCACTCGATAACGACATACGATTTCCGGGAATCAACCTTTTTATAGGATTGTCCCGTAGGTAGGGTGTATCACTCTGATCGCGTGATTGATTGGACAATTTCAACGGTGACTCCCTATGGCGGGCAGCAACTGGGAGCGGATAATATCGATGACGAAGGATGGGATGAAGAGCATCGGAATGATGCGGCGAAAGATGAGCCGGGGAAAGAGGATAGCCCTTCTCATTGATGGCCCGAACATTCTTCGCAAGGAGTTCGGGATAAAGCTCGAGGACATAGTCGAGGCCCTTGAGGGACTCGGCGACCTGCGCGTTGCCAAGGTTGTTCTCAACCAGTACGCCCCGCAGGGACTCATCGAAGCCGTCTCGAACCAGGGGTTCGACACCATGGTCGTCTCCGGTGAGACCGGGGTGAAGCTCGCGGTGGAGGCGATGCGCGAGATATACAACCCGAACATCGATGCCATAGCCATAGCAACCCGAAATGCGGAGTTCCTCCCGGTCATCCTCAAGGCCAAGGAGAAGGGCAAGGAGACGATAGTGCTCGGCATAGAGCCGGGCTTTTCCGCGGCCCTCAAGCACGCGGCGGACTACACGATAATCCTGAACCCAAAGGGTGATGAGGAATGAAGGAGACCCTCTTCAAGGTGCTCCGCAGGGGCGAAAAGGAGGTCGAGGCCGAGCCCCCCAAGCACGTGAGGGGCAAGAGCATTGGCCTGATAATCGACGGTCCGAATATTCTCCGCAAGGAGTTCGGGATAAAGCTCGAGGACATAGTGGAAGCGCTTGAGAGGATAGGCAAGATACGCGTTGCCAAGGTTGTTCTCAACCAGTACGCCCCCCAGGGACTCATCGAAGCCGTCGTCAATCAGGGACTCGAGCCGATAATCGTCGCCGGTGACACGGACGTCAGGATAGCGATAGAGGCGATGGAGCTCATCTACAACTCGGACGTCGAGGTCATCGCCCTGGCCACCCGCGATGCGGACTTTCTCCCCCTCATCAACGAGGCCAAACGTAAAGGCAAAGAGACCATAGCCATAGGCGTTGAACCCGGCTTTTCAGTAGCCCTTCAGAACGCGGCCGACTACGTGATAAGGATGGAGGGGAAGGGCACCGAGGGACACGGGTTCAAATAAACTTTTAAGCACTCTTTCCAGTCCTGTTCTGGTGAGAGAGTTGATAGTTGAAATAATCCTCTTCGCCGTGGGTCTGGTCCTTCTCATCAAGGGTAGCGATTACTTCGTGGAGGCGGCCTCCCGCGTCGCCAAGGGGTTCGGCGTCAGCGAGTTCATAATAGCACTCGTCCTCGCGAGCATCGCCACCACACTGCCGGAGGTAACGGTCTCTGCCATATCATCATACCAGGGAAACCCCGACATCGCCCTGGGAAACGCCATAGGGAGCGCCCTCGCCAACATAGCCCTCATCCTCGGGGTCTCGGCCCTGATAATGCCCCTCAGCGTTGAGAGAACCGCCTGGAAAAACGCCCTCTTCATGGTGGCCGTCACCGCCTACGCGGGCCTGCTCATGCACGACGGGACCATAAGCCGGCTCGACGGTGCCAGCCTCATACTCATCTACTTCGGCTTCCTCTACTACCTCTACCGGAAGCATATGACGCTCGAGGAACTCCCCGAGGGCGGAACCCGCGACCCCCGCAGGGATGCCCTGATAATGCTCGGAAGCGGTCTGGTCGTGGTCATCGGCGCCAAACTGGTCGTGGACAGCGCCGTAACGATAGCCAGGGCATACGGTGTTCCGGAAATCGTAATCGGTCTGACGATGGTGTCCATAGGAACCTCCCTGCCGGAGCTCACGAACTCCCTCATGGCCACCCTCAAGAGGCTGCCCAACATAAGCGTCGGCAACATAATCGGCGCCAACATACTCGACGTGCTCATGGTCATAGGAATAGCGTCCCTGATAAACCCCATAAAGGTGGATGTGACGGTTTACACCTTCACCCTGCCGCTGACCCTCCTCGTTATGGGGCTCCTAACCGCCGTCCTGAGGCTCACGGGGAGGATAGACAGGGTTACCGCGGGTGTTTTTCTGGCTGTGTACGCCTACTTCCTGTACGCCTACACCACCGGGGCCGTAAGCCTTTGATCCCTTTCTCAACTTTTTCCGACTTCCCGAAACTGGGAAGCAAAGATTTATTAATCCGGTTATTACCCCATTATTGGGAATCAAAACCGAGTATTTGGAGGTGTTGTCATGAGGAAGCTTGGTGCGTTCCTCGCCGTGCTGCTGCTCCTGGGGCTCCTGGTTCCAAAACCGGTCGCGGCTGAAGAAACGCTGACGGTTTACTCCTACGACAGTATCGAGTGGTGGATGAAGGAGATAGTGCCGATATTCGAGCAGAAGTACGGGGTCAAGGTGAACCTCGTCCTCATCGGTGACGCTGGCGAGGTTCTAAACCGGCTCATCCTTGAGAAGGACAATCCCCAGGCCGACGTCGTTGTGGGCATAGACAACAGCTACCTGGCGAAGGCCATAGACGCGGGTGTGCTGGAGCCGTACAAGCCGGCCAACGCCGACGTAATTCCGGACTGGATCGTTGAGAAGTTCGACCCAACCTACCACCTCACGCCCTACGACTACGGCTTCATAGCCATCAACTACCGCAAGGACATGGTCCAGAACCCGCCGACCAGCCTTGAAGACCTCACCAAGCCGGAGTGGAAGGGCAAGCTGATAATCGAAGACCCGCGCACGAGCTCGCCGGGAATGGCATTCCTCCTCTGGACGATAGCGGTCTACGGCGACGACTGGCTCTACTACTGGGAGAAACTGAAGGAGAACGACGTTCAGATAGTCAAGGGCTGGAGCGAGGCGTGGGGTGCGTTCAGCGAGGGTGAGTACCCGCTCGTCCTCAGCTACGCCACCTCCCCCGCCGCCACTGTTTACTACGACAACAACACCAACGTCGGAGCCGTCGCCTTCAGGGAGGGCAACTACCTCCAGATAGAGGGTGCCGGAATCGTCAAGGGGGCCAGGAACAGGGAACTGGCGGAGAAGTTCATCGAGTTCCTCATCAGTGCCGAGGCTCAGGAGAAGCTCCCCCTCAACCAGTGGATGTACCCCGTTAACGGGGACGTTGAGCTCCCTGAGGTCTTCCAGTACGCGGTTAAGGTGGATAAGCCCGTCGCAATAGACTCCAGGGAGATAGAGACCAACTACGAGACCTGGCTCACGCAGTGGACCCAGCTCATGGTCGAGGGCAAGAGCCCGGATGAGATACTCGGGAAGACGACCACCGAAACCGGCGGAGAAAACGACAACACCGGCATATGCGGACCGGCCCTGATGGTTGGCCTCGCCGTGCTCCCGCTCCTCCTCAGGAGGAGGCGGTGAGGTTTCTTCCTTTTCTCATTTAGTGTTTTGTATCTACAGTTCAGAATGCCAGGTCACAGCCTACAAAAACCTTTATTATAAATCCTTCCGCAAGAGACTATCGGTGGGAGAATGGCCAAATTTGACGGTTATGAACTCATACTGGAGACTCCGGAAGAGCTCCAGAATTTCGTAAAGGCACTCGAAAAAGCCAAGGAGCGAAATCCCAGAGAGGTAGAAGATACAGTCAAGAGAGCCTTGGCTATTGTGGGTATTGTCTGAATTCTTCAAGCCTTATACTTCCGGTTAAGGCTCTTCTAACAGCCTCGGCCTCAGTGACTTTTCTCTTTTTCAAGCCTCGCCGTTCACGGCGGGGTGCATTGTTCGAAAATTTAGTGGTTGAGCAGGAAAGCAAAAGAAAGGTTTAAATACTTGTATGTATTAATACTTAATGGTGAGAGCATGGGAGTCATAACTGTTTCCGTTGATGATGAGGTCGAGGAGAGGTTTAGAAAGCTCGTGGCAAAGAAGTATGGACGGATTAGGGGGGCATTGGGAGTGGCAATTACTGAAGCTATGAAGCTCTGGATTGAAAAAGTTGAGCGGGAAGAAAAATGAAGCGGACAGTAACAGTAAAACTACAACCTTCAAAAGAGCAGGAAAAAACACTTTTTGAATTAGCCCACGCTTCAGCAGTAATCTGGAACAAACTCAACTACCAGAGGCTCAAACAGTTCGAAGAATTCGGCAAAATAGACTTTTCAACAACTGAAAAAGAAGCCTATCACGAGTTAAAAAACTGGATTGGTGGCTCGACAGTTCAACAATTGGCCAGAAAGAACGCTGAAGCTTGGAGGAGTTTCTTCTCACTCAACAGGAAGAAAAAGAATGGAGAACTCCCCGAATGGTTCAAGCCAAAACCACCAAAATTCGTCAGGGAAAAGAACGGCAGAAAACTCTTTGTAATTCCCCTCAGGAACGACCAGTATCGGATTAAGGGAAACGTTATCGAATTGAGACGCCTCGGCAAATTTGGGAAACTTGAAATCCAGTTCAAAGGAAGAATACACTTGAAGGGCAAGCAGGGACGCTTAGAAATCACTTATGACGAGGTAAAGGGAAAGTGGTATGCTCACATTAGCTTTACGGTAGAGGAAAAACTTGAGGGTAACGAATGGGTGTGCGTTCCGAGGCAACCAAAAGGAAGTCTCTCAGCAGGGATAGACTTGGGAGTGAACAATTTAATGGCAGTTTACGTTGAAAATGGTCAGAGTTTCCTCGTGAACGGAAAGCCTCTCAAAAGCATTGACTTCTACTGGCGGAGGAAGATTGGTAATTACCAGTCCAAACTTAACAAATCTGGAGCCAAAACGGGTAGAAAGCTCAGGAAAATGCACGAAAAGGCCAAACTTCAGGCCAAACACTACATTAACACTGCCGTAAGGCAAACCGTGAGAAGGCTTTACGAGTTGGGCGTTTCTAAAATCGTCGTGGGTTATCCGAAAGGCATTGCAAGAAACTCCGACAAGGGTAAAAAGCAAAACTTCATCCTCTCCCATGTCTGGCGGTTTAATTACGTAATTAAACGTCTCAAGGAAGTTGCGGAGGAGTATGGTATTCAGGTTTTGGTTGTGGATGAGGCTTTCACTTCGAAAACTTGCCCCCTCTGTGGCCAACGCCATGAGAGTGCTCGCTTTGTTAGGGGTTTATTCAAGTGCCACAGAGAGGGCGTTGTTATGAATGCCGACCTTGTTGGGGCGTTTAATATTTTAAAGAAGGCGGTAAAAACCATAACCCCGAGCCTTCCGATCTTATCGGGAGGTAGGGGTAACGGGGGGAAGACCCTCCCTGAGGGGCTGAAAGCCCACTTTTTAGTGGGTTTGAATGAGACCCCTCAAACCTCCCTGCCATTGGCGAGGGGTTAACTCGTTGGAACCCTCGCCCTTCAGGGCGGGTAGGAGGTCAGAAAGGGATAAAACAGTTCATAGGTGCTACCCGCGGAAACAATCTGAAACCCCGCTGCAAGGGGATTCTTTTTATGGTCAAGGTAAAACTTCTTGGCAACTTCCTTTTTTGCATGGAGGGACAAACCAATTCCACCGATTTGAGCAGCATAAAGAACTGCATAGGGCTTGATGACCTTCGCTAGTATTTCACCACCCACACCCATTCCACGGTATTCCCTCTGGATGCCAAACTGTCCAAGGAGTATTGTGGGCACGGAAGAATATTTAATATCCATCCCCAAAAGCTCCACAAGCCGAGTCCGTAACTCTTCAACGAGCATCCTTTTGTTTTCGGCGTATTATCGCGGATTTTAAGGCTAACAATAAACGGGGAAAGCGTGAAATATGATATCAGAGAATCCTCATGCAGGATGACAAAGACGGTAGAAAGACACCGCTCATGAGATTTCCATGCCATATTCCTTGCAAACTCCGTCTGTTCTTCCCCACCCTCGCCGGAGTCAAAAGACCTTATTAACTCCACATGGTCCGTTCTCAGAAACTCAACGCGAACTATTCCTCCGAGTGTCTCTAATTCAACCTCGTATGGCTTTAGCATCATGACACCGGATATTACAAACCACTTCCCATTTAAGTAAATTACGGAGGGAGATGTTACTTCACTCCAAGTTTACTATCAATCAAGAATGGCGGGCCCGGCGGGATTCGAACCCGCGACCTTCGGCTTAGAAGGCCGACGCCCTATCCTGCTAGGCTACGGGCCCTCGGGCTAATGGTCTTGGGAGAGTTTTATAAAAGTTGTGGTGGGAGCAGGCTCACGGATACAGCCTGCTCGGTGTCCTCGGGAACAGGGTTGCCCAGCGGACGTGGTCGAGCTTCAGCACCCAGGCGACGAGCCTCTCAAGGCCGAGGCCGAAGCCGCTGTGCGGAACGCTGCCGTACTTCCTGAGGTCGAGATACCACTCGTAGTCCTCCGGCTTCATGCCCTCCTCCAGAATCCTCTGCACGAGCTTGTTGTAGTCGTCCTCACGCTGGGAACCGCCGATGATCTCGCCATAGCCTTCTGGAGCAAGCATGTCCGCGGCGAGAACCTTGCGCGGATCCTCCGGGTCCTCCTTCATGTAGAACGCCTTAATGCCCTTTGGATAGCCGTAAACGAAGAACGGGGCCTCGAACTCCTGGGTCAAAATGCGCTCCTCGTCTGCGCCCATGTCCTCGCCCCACTCTATCTCGACGCCCTTGCTCTGGAGGATGTCTATGGCCTCGTCGTAGCTCACCCTCGGGAAGGGCGGAACCGCGTTCTTGAGCGTGGTCAAGTCCTTCCGGAAGGTCTCAACTTCGCTCCTCCTGAGCTCCAGGGTGCGCTGAACCATGTAGCTGACGAGCTCCTCCTCGACCTTCATGATGTCCTGGAGGTCCATCCAGGCGGCCTCGAGCTCAAGGTGCCAGAACTCGGTGAGGTGCCTCCTGGTCCTGCTTTTCTCCGCTCTAAAGCTCGGCGTGAGTGACCAGACCTTTTCGAGGCCGAAGATGGCGGCCTCAAGGTAGAGCTGGGCCGACTGACTGAGGTAGGCCGTCCTGTCGAAGTACTTGAGCTTGAAGAGCGTCGCTCCTCCCTCAACGGCACCGGTGACGAGTATCGGCGGGAAGACCTCGTACCAGCCGTCCTGGAGGAGCCATTCTCTAGCCGCTTGCATCATTGTCGCCTTGACCTTCATTATCGCGGCGACCTTGGGTGAGTGAAGGTGCAGGTGCCTGACGTCGAGAAGGAACTCCTCGCTCGCGTCCTTCGTTATCGGGAAGAAGTCCACGTTCTGCACGATCTCAATTCTGTCCGCCTGAATCTCAACACCGGTGGGCGCGCGGGGGTCGGCTTTGACGGTGCCCTCGATGATGACGCTCGACTCTATGCCCGCCTTTTTGGCCATTTCGTAGGCTCCCTCACTCAGCTCTTTCTTAAATATTGCCTGAACTATCCCGGTCGAGTCGCGGAGGACTATGAAGACCTTCTTTCCCACTTCCCTCTTTCTGTAAACCCATCCTGCGAGCTTGACGCGTTTACCTTCCATATCGGGCTGAACATCGACACAGTAAATCTTATCAATCATCCTTACCACCTCCAGAGGCTTTGAAGGGGGCTTTATAACGGTAGCGATTTGGAGCAACGGCTCCCAGAAGAGCGTCAATTCGGCCACAGGGTGACCGTCCCAATCCCGAGTCTGACGATTATCAGTAGTGGCATGGGGGATATTCGGAACGTTCTCCATTTAAATCCTTTGGGCAATTTTATGTCGATATGTCAAAATATTTAAGTATCTGCGCGTCAGATGTCCAAAAGGTGATGGGATGTTCGCACTTATAGGAACCGCCGTCGATGTGGAGTCCGTCAGAAGGAACGCCGCGGTGATAGTGGAAGACGGGTTCATCCAGGACGTCATCCCCCAGGAAAGGGTCGGTGAATACGCCGTTGATGAAGTTTACGGGGGAGACGGTTACATAATCCTGCCCGGCCTTATCAACGCCCACACCCACGTGGCGATGGCGCGCTTTAGGGGCCTTGGCGAGGACATACCCATAGAGAGGTGGCTCAGCGACGTTATATGGCCCGCGGAGCTGGAGTGGGAGCCCGGGGACGTTCGCCGCTGGGCGCTCCTCGGAATGGCTGAGGCGCTGGCCAACGGTTCGACGACGATAAACGACCACTACTTCTTCGCCGACGAAATAGCGAAGGCCGCCCAGGAAGTTGGAATAAGGGCCTTCATCGGTCAGACCGTTATGGATACGATTGACTTCCCTATAGCCGCGCCCGAGGGGGGCTTCAGGTTCTTTAATGACTGGGTGGGGAAGGATGAGCTCGTTACCCCCACCCTCGCGCCCCACGCCACCAACATGGTGTCCCTTGAGCTGATGAGGGAAATCGGCGAGTTTGCCCGTGGTAGGAACGCCCTGATTCACGTTCACCTCTCCCAGAGCATGGGGGAGGTGCGGGAGGTCAAACGCCGCTACGGTCTCCCCCCCGTGGAATACCTCGAAAGGGCCGGCGTACTTGGGGACAACCTTATCGGCGTCCACGGTATCTATCTGAGCGATTCCGAGGTTTCCCTCTACGCGAAAAGCGGTGCGACGCTCGTCCATTGCTCCCTGAGCATGACGAAGCTTGAGGGAAGGATAGCTCCGATAATAGAACTCTTTGAGAGGGGAACGAACATCGCCCTCGGAAACGACTCCCCGAATCCGGTGGGCCTGATGGACATGTTCACGGAGATGCGCTTTGCGGCGGTTCTGAACAAGGTCTGGAGGAGAAGAACCGACGTCGCCTCTGCGAGGGAGGTTTTCCGCTGGGCCACGGTCGGGGGTGCAGAGGCCCTTGGGCTGAAGGCGGGCCTCATAAAGCCCGGCTACCTCGCGGATCTAGTCCTGATAAACGCCAGAAAAGCCCAGTTCCTTCCCGGGGAGAACCCGCACTCCCATGTGGTTTACTCGGCCCGGGGAAGCGACGTCGAGCTGGTCATGGTGAACGGGGAGATCGTTTACAGAAACGGCCTGTTCACGAAACTTGGAAAAAGGATGGAGGATCTGTGGGCGGAGTTCAGACCTTCCGGACCATGAGCTTGACGCCGTCCACATCGACGACCTCGACGGTGTCGCCGATCCCCGGCTTCTTGTCCCCCTCGGCCAGCGCTATCCACCTGTCCCCCTCGAGCTCCACTATGTAGTGCTCCTTTCCTATCTCGACGACCTTCCCGCGCTTGCCTTTCAGCTCAAAGGTGTACTTGCCCTTTCCGGCATCCGGGACGTCCCTCCGTATGTACCTTTCAACGAGAATGTAAGTCACCACAGCGGAGATGAGTGCCGCGACGAAGCTTTCGTTGAAATTGACTCCAAAGCCGAGCAGGACACCCATAACGACCATGGCAACCCCTATGGGGGTTATGAAGACGGCCACCATCATGTCGAGGGCTATCACGAGCAGTCCAAGAATCAAAAGGGAAATGGGGAGTAAGTCCATCTCCACCACCGGAATAATTCACTCCACCAGATTCTTAAGCTTTTTCAGTTCGTCCTCTGAAAGATTGGCCGATGCGCTTTTCTCTTTGGGGTCTTCTCCCTTTGGAGGGCTCTGTAGTGGCGTCTCCTTGACCTTCTGGAGTATCCTCAGCAGGCCGATCAGTGCCTCGGTGTCGTACGGGACGATGAGGTTGCCGTACTTGGCCAGCTCGGGCATCTTCTCTATGTACTGGAGTGTTAGGTACTTCTCGTCAGCTTGGCTTAACGCCTCGAGAACCTTCCTTATCGCCTCGGCCTGGCCCTCAGCCACGAGTATCTGCCTCTGCTTCTCTCCCTCTGCCTTGAGTATGGCAGCCTGCTTCTGGCCCTCCGCCTCCTTAATGGCCGCCTCCTTTTTACCCTCGGCGAGGAGTATCATCGCCCTCTTCTCCCTTTCGGCCGTCATCTGCTTGGCCATTGCGTCCTGGATGTCCTTGGGCGGGTCTATGCGCTGTATCTCGACGCGCGTTATCTTGACACCCCAGCGGTCGGTTATCTTGTCAAGCTCTTCCCTCAGCTTGGCGTTGATTATGTCCCTTCCAGAGAGCGTCTCGTCGAGCTCCATCTCACCTATGATGGCACGCAGGTTGGTCTGGGCGAGCTTGATGATGGCCATGAGGAAGTTGCTGACGTTGTAGATGACCTTTACCGGGTCGAGGATCTGGTAGTAAACCACCGCATCGACTGTAACCACGACGTTGTCCTTACAGATGACCTCCTGGGGCGGCACATCGACGACGTGCTCGCGCATGTCCACGACCTTGACGCGCTCCATGAAGGGGATTATGAAGTGTATTCCCGGCTCTAAAATCCTGTTGAACTTTCCTAGCCTCTCCACGAGACCCTTCTGGTACGGGCGGATCACCTTCACGCTCAGCAGGAGCATTATCAAAAGAAAAATCCCTATGATGACCAGCGCCGCTCCGGCAAAGGGCATTACCATCGCCTCCAGTTGTTACTCAAACTTGGAAAGATAAAACTTCTTATAAATATTTTCGTTCAATAATTCACTGAAGAATGTAAGAAAAATGTCCGAATCTAAAATATGGAAAATAAATGTCGGATATGCCTTTGCCCAAACTAAAAATACGAGCCTATTAGACTTCAATTATGCCTCCTTCTCAATTTTGTGCAGCAGGATTCTTAGGGAGTCGATAAACCCTTCAGGTATAACAAGCCCCTCCTCGATGAATAATTGTACCTGCCTTATTGCCTCTTCAAGTTCGGCTCTGTATTTCCTTGTAAACGGTATCAGGTCATAGAGTGCGTTCAAGACTTCCTCCTTATCATTGATTCTCGCTGAAAGTATCGTGTTTTGGATTAGCAGTCTCAGAAGTTCTGAATTAAGTTTCTTAACTTCCAGTTCATCTCTTGTCTTAGTTATCGTCTCTTTTGTGACTCTAAGACTCTCTTTAAGCTTCTCCCTCTCTTTGAGGAGCTCGACCAGCCCTCTGAACTCCTCTAGGAATTCATCCAAGCTCTGATACCTCTTCTCCTTCTGCTTTGCGAGGAGCTTCCCAAACATCTTATCATACTTAGCCAGCGTTAGGTTATACATGGAGGGTGGCTTAGGCTTTATCTCGGGGGTTGTGATTTTTGCCAGGACAACAACGTGGGAACTTCCCTCGTATGGCAATTTGCCTGTTAGAAGCTCGTAAAGAATCACACCGAGTTGGTATATATCGGTTCTGTGGTCTGTATGGCCGTAAGTTCTCTCGTCAATCTGTTCCGGAGCCGCGTACAGCGGTGTTAGGGCCTTCGTGGTTGTAGTTGTGCTTTTTGAGCCGATTTTGGCCAGTCCGAAATCGGTTATCTTTGGCGTCAGATCGCCCTTGAGGAGAATATTCGATGGCTTCAAATCCCTGTGGTAGACCTGCATTGAATGTGCATGTCTCAATCCCTCGGCAATCCCCTCGATGAATTTCAACGCGAGTTTTTCATCAACAGGCTTTGGATAGTGCTCCAAATCCCTGATGAGCTTTCCGTCCATTGTGTACCCTTCGACGAACTCGATTTCAAGGTGAGGTATTGGTTTGTCAAAGGCATTATACAGCTTAACTATGTTGGGATGATCGAGGAGCTTCCAAGCTCTGACCTCCTTAGTAAAGAATTTCTTGGCTTTTTCGTCAGCTGGGAATACTTTGAGAGCTACGATTTTCTTGTCCTTTTTTCTCTTTACTTTGAAGACCTTAGCGAAGCCGCCCTCTCCTAGGAATTCAAGGGGTTCGTATTTTTTCAAAAGCTGAGGAGGAAAAGTTGGGATTTGAAGTTTCTTTCTACGTTTTTTAGATCGGATTGCAATCAATACAAGAAATAAGAAAAACAGAGTGCCTGCATAGGGAATGTAGGAGGATGAGATGTACAGTGCATTTGTTGTCAAATACGATGAGGTGGTTGATAAGGTGGAACTCAAAGGTAAAAGCTTTGCATTTATTGTGAGGTTTTCCTGGGGTCTTATCACTATGGTCTGAGAAAATACTTTATGCCCACTTGCTTTGACTTCGAGAGTATGGTTTCCTGGGGTGATTTTATGTCTCTTTAAGGGGGTTTCCCCAAGATATCTTCCATCGAGATAGACATTTGCGCCCACGATATTTGAATAAACATTTATAAAAGCATAAATTGGTGAGAGATTTGCGGTAATTTTCAACTCTTCTCCAGGATTTATCGTTATGTTTAGGAGAAATGGTGAATACCCTTCTTTGGTTACTTTGAGGGTGTGGGTTCCAGTTAATAGTTTATAATTTTCAACTGGAGTAGTCCCTATTTCTTTGTCGTCTATGT encodes:
- a CDS encoding tRNA(Met) cytidine acetyltransferase TmcA, which gives rise to MTVKVRFDKEVREYAKGEKVKDDVLRLTETALAQALEKFHRRMILIEGDTPRKAELAGILAGASARVLGDALEELKKKRLRDESEDGIQVLYATDALGEDTFGRKRYEAFRKHFDVLAGSNADVKAVTFKHTRDILGRTYDLLVLDMSYDYSPNDLGRIIETVRGGGLIFILAHPFEKWKKMWTGFHKSLVTPPYTIDDVKKRFNRRIIRKFTEYDGIYIITENGKLKKKPKRNKTQAKIKGRRGVEIPGETVFPRELYEMALTEGQVEVLRAFEGLVEEEGMLVLTADRGRGKSVSVGIAAIGLALALNKRTRIVVTAPEPENVQALFRFAKRALERLGFKPHVVEEKGLIKELYARKIGLRYYPPAEGYRKSADLYILDEAAGIHVPILRRYLDKPRVVYSSTIHGYEGAGRGFSVKFLKKAREKRRFSELHMDEPIRYAEGDPIEKWLFDVLLLDAEPVELTEEDYRLIKNGEVYFEEPDLDDWFEKDREDLRNFVGIYILAHYRNRPSDVALLADAPHHEARVLRLKNGKIVTAIQIAREGNIPKKVVEKMVKGYKPRGNIIPDMMVKHHMLKEFAKLKGYRIVRIATHPDAMDMGLGSKALELLEKEAREKGLDWIGSGFGASEELARFWVRNGFAVVHLSPARNPVSGEFTAIVLKPISERAKRLIRQASDEFRIRLTEWLGDTHRELEPEIARWLFETPFGEAVDYQIHLTDVQKKRLDAFTGKVLTYDTVLDAVKPIVKLYFLDGWMKPYLDERQIKLLIYRVLQAHSWEETAKLIDRTETFTMIEVRDIIRGLWYYYKRLL
- a CDS encoding TIGR00288 family NYN domain-containing protein, giving the protein MAGSNWERIISMTKDGMKSIGMMRRKMSRGKRIALLIDGPNILRKEFGIKLEDIVEALEGLGDLRVAKVVLNQYAPQGLIEAVSNQGFDTMVVSGETGVKLAVEAMREIYNPNIDAIAIATRNAEFLPVILKAKEKGKETIVLGIEPGFSAALKHAADYTIILNPKGDEE
- a CDS encoding TIGR00288 family NYN domain-containing protein, which gives rise to MKETLFKVLRRGEKEVEAEPPKHVRGKSIGLIIDGPNILRKEFGIKLEDIVEALERIGKIRVAKVVLNQYAPQGLIEAVVNQGLEPIIVAGDTDVRIAIEAMELIYNSDVEVIALATRDADFLPLINEAKRKGKETIAIGVEPGFSVALQNAADYVIRMEGKGTEGHGFK
- a CDS encoding calcium/sodium antiporter encodes the protein MIVEIILFAVGLVLLIKGSDYFVEAASRVAKGFGVSEFIIALVLASIATTLPEVTVSAISSYQGNPDIALGNAIGSALANIALILGVSALIMPLSVERTAWKNALFMVAVTAYAGLLMHDGTISRLDGASLILIYFGFLYYLYRKHMTLEELPEGGTRDPRRDALIMLGSGLVVVIGAKLVVDSAVTIARAYGVPEIVIGLTMVSIGTSLPELTNSLMATLKRLPNISVGNIIGANILDVLMVIGIASLINPIKVDVTVYTFTLPLTLLVMGLLTAVLRLTGRIDRVTAGVFLAVYAYFLYAYTTGAVSL
- a CDS encoding thiamine ABC transporter substrate-binding protein codes for the protein MRKLGAFLAVLLLLGLLVPKPVAAEETLTVYSYDSIEWWMKEIVPIFEQKYGVKVNLVLIGDAGEVLNRLILEKDNPQADVVVGIDNSYLAKAIDAGVLEPYKPANADVIPDWIVEKFDPTYHLTPYDYGFIAINYRKDMVQNPPTSLEDLTKPEWKGKLIIEDPRTSSPGMAFLLWTIAVYGDDWLYYWEKLKENDVQIVKGWSEAWGAFSEGEYPLVLSYATSPAATVYYDNNTNVGAVAFREGNYLQIEGAGIVKGARNRELAEKFIEFLISAEAQEKLPLNQWMYPVNGDVELPEVFQYAVKVDKPVAIDSREIETNYETWLTQWTQLMVEGKSPDEILGKTTTETGGENDNTGICGPALMVGLAVLPLLLRRRR